CAGATCAATCTCTTCTGCAAAGTGATAAGATGTCGTATCATTGGTTTTGAAAACCATATTGATAATAACACCGTCAAAATATGAATCAAGATCAAAATATTCTTCACCACCAGTATCAAGCTGATACATGGCATTTCCACTGATTATCTGTATTTTACCCTTATTTTTTGTAATAAAGTCTTTGAGTATCGCCAGTCCTATTCCTCCGGGAGTATCCTTTTTGGTCGTATGTCCTTCTGTTATTGCCCATTTGATAGCTTTTGCAGAAGGGATCTTTTCGCCAAGGTTATTTTCTATTCTTTTAGCAAATCCTACTCCAGTATCAACTATGGTAAAAATGATCTCATTACGCTGAGGATAAAATTGACCACAGGTATAGATAAATTTAGTATCACTGTGTATCTGTGCATTGACAAACATTTCAAAGATTGACTCGCTTATTTTTTTCCTGACTTCCTGACTCATATTTGGCAGTTCATTTCTGCCAAATAACTCTGTTTGCACATAGTTGCTAAAATATCTGCTGTCAGTAGGTTTTAGCTT
This genomic window from Sulfuricurvum sp. contains:
- a CDS encoding ATP-binding protein, which produces MNNATLSNIHNDYDGFNKLIEFYGKYKDDTFETIEINLDTWFDANLSAVLGGIIDRLNEWNFIEFGTVSPNIQIILKKNRFLAHFGFDDTNDTYHTTIKYLKLKPTDSRYFSNYVQTELFGRNELPNMSQEVRKKISESIFEMFVNAQIHSDTKFIYTCGQFYPQRNEIIFTIVDTGVGFAKRIENNLGEKIPSAKAIKWAITEGHTTKKDTPGGIGLAILKDFITKNKGKIQIISGNAMYQLDTGGEEYFDLDSYFDGVIINMVFKTNDTTSYHFAEEIDLSELF